A stretch of the Nicotiana tabacum cultivar K326 chromosome 6, ASM71507v2, whole genome shotgun sequence genome encodes the following:
- the LOC107806861 gene encoding uncharacterized protein LOC107806861 — MNTNYSIWPVVLVPYNLTPWLCVKQPNFILSMIIPGPRTAGNNIDVYLQPLINELNELWSEGVDIFDSSKDEMFRMRTALMWTVSDFPGLDILSGWNTHTGLACPSCNFDVEPCRLRHSRKWCFIGHRRFLGRNHKFRMMRHRFDGNVEERTPPKKLSGSDILQQVKDINVIFGRQAELNDKRKINRKKSVGECVTQQWRKKSIFFDLPYWEFNSLRHNLDVMHIEKNVFDNIIYSLLNDKEKSKDHVKARRDLQDMGIRSDLWPDENDEYRLGAFTIPKEKKLAFLKTLKNISVPDGYSSNISRCIYLDKKRIFGLKSHDCHILMEQLLPIAIRNVLPNQVVATLVELSSFFRHLCLKSLSLSDLEKLQNRIVETLCHLEMLFPPSFFTVMVHLTVHLVDEVIQGGPVHYRWMYFVERLLGHFKSLVGNKSQPEGSIAEGYIVEEALTLYSRYFEGIESRLNRPKRVNDEPNHNEASEVSTMFPQQGKPIGGSTIEPLTLLEKTQAHRCVLLNCAAVKPFIDEFRHHIRRSRGRRLSPTEIKRRVSKEFPDWFPKRIMNPDIADTIFDDIKFLAQGPTQDARRFSAYNINGFKFRTLSREQGLKTQNSGVFLVSDTSCVASSADKNARQADLPYYGKLEDIIELNYYGRFKIVLFKCQWADTTRNRGFKIDVWKFNCVNFSKLIHTGDREDDDPYIEASQANMVYYVDDEIDKGWSVAVHLKPRDLFDMGEVDEEEIYENEPYRQQEFGQFFDVDYENIQIAIEEHMTE; from the exons ATGAATACTAATTATAGCATTTGGCCTGTAGTTTTGGTTCCATATAACCTTACTCCTTGGTTGTGTGTGAAGCAACCAAATTTTATCCTCTCAATGATCATTCCAGGTCCACGTACAGCAGGGAATAATATAGATGTATACTTACAACCCCTTATTAATGAGTTGAATGAGTTGTGGAGTGAAGGTGTGGACATTTTTGATTCATCAAAGGATGAAATGTTTAGAATGAGAACAGCTCTTATGTGGACAGTTAGCGACTTTCCTGGACTTGATATCTTATCTGGTTGGAATACACATACTGGTCTTGCATGCCCCTCTTGTAATTTTGATGTAGAACCTTGTCGACTTCGTCATAGTAGAAAGTGGTGTTTTATTGGCCATCGTCGGTTTTTGGGAAGAAATCATAAATTTAGAATGATGAGACATCGTTTTGATGGAAATGTTGAAGAGAGGACCCCTCCAAAGAAGTTATCAGGATCAGACATTTTGCAACAAGTGAAAGATATCAATGTCATATTTGGAAGACAAGCAGAATTGAAtgataaaaggaaaataaataggaaaaagaGTGTTGGAGAATGTGTAACTCAACAATGGAGAAAAAAAAGCATATTTTTTGATCTTCCATATTGGGAGTTTAACTCATTGCGCCATAATTTAGATGTTATGCATATTGAAAAGAATGTGTTTGATAATATTATATACTCTTTGCTAAAtgataaagaaaaatcaaaggatcaTGTGAAGGCTCGAAGAGATCTACAAGATATGGGTATAAGGAGTGATCTTTGGCCGGATGAGAATGATGAATATCGGCTTGGTGCATTTACAATTCCAAAGGAGAAGAAACTGGCCTTCCTAAAGACTTTAAAGAATATCTCAGTGCCGGATGGTTATTCAAGTAATATATCTCGTTGTATTTATTTGGATAAAAAAAGGATCTTTGGATTAAAAAGTCATGATTGTCACATCCTTATGGAACAATTGTTACCAATAGCAATCCGCAATGTGCTTCCAAACCAGGTTGTTGCAACGTTGGTAGAGCTTTCCTCCTTTTTTAGGCATCTTTGTCTGAAAAGCTTAAGCCTCTCAGACCTAGAAAAGCTACAAAATCGGATTGTGGAAACTCTTTGCCATCTAGAGATGTTATTCCCTCCATCATTTTTTACTGTAATGGTTCATCTAACTGTTCATCTAGTGGATGAAGTAATACAAGGTGGCCCAGTACATTATCGGTGGATGTATTTTGTTGAAAG ATTATTAGGTCATTTCAAGTCCCTTGTAGGAAACAAATCACAACCAGAAGGTTCTATAGCTGAAGGTTACATAGTTGAAGAAGCTCTAACTCTTTATTCTCGTTATTTTGAGGGAATTGAGTCAAGGTTAAATCGACCTAAACGTGTAAATGATGaaccaaatcataatgaggcttcAGAAGTGTCAACTATGTTCCCTCAACAAGGTAAACCCATTGGAGGCTCCACAATAGAACCATTGACTCTTTTGGAGAAAACTCAAGCTCATCGATGTGTGTTACTTAATTGCGCAGCAGTAAAGCCATTTATTGa TGAATTTAGACATCACATCAGAAGAAGTAGAGGTCGAAGACTTTCCCCAACAGAGATAAAGAGGAGAGTTAGTAAAGAGTTCCCTGATTGGTTTCCTAAGCGA ATTATGAATCCAGATATAGCAGACACTATCTTTGATGATATCAAGTTCTTAGCACAAGGTCCAACACAAGATGCAAGAAGATTCAGTGCTTATAACATTAACGGATTCAAATTTCGGACTTTGTCTAGAGAACAAGGATTAAAAACTCAAAATAGTGGAGTCTTTCTTGTCTCTGACACTTCGTGTGTTGCATCTAGTGCAGATAAAAATGCAAGACAAGCAGACCTACCATATTATGGGAAGTTGGAAGATATTATTGAGCTTAATTATTATGGTCGGTTCAAGATTGTTCTCTTTAAATGCCAGTGGGCTGACACTACTCGAAACAGAGGGTTCAAAATAGATGTTTGGAAGTTTAATTGTGTCAACTTCTCTAAATTGATCCACACTGGTGATCGTGAGGATGATGATCCATATATTGAAGCATCACAAGCAAATATGGTCTACTATGTTGATGATGAAATTGATAAAGGATGGAGTGTGGCTGTACATTTAAAGCCAAGAGATTTGTTTGATATGGGAGAGGTTGATGAAGAAGAAATATACGAGAATGAGCCATACCGACAACAAGAATTTGGACAATTTTTTGATGTTGATTACGAGAATATCCAAATTGCAATAGAGGAGCATATGACTGAATAG